The Corylus avellana chromosome ca8, CavTom2PMs-1.0 genome has a segment encoding these proteins:
- the LOC132190293 gene encoding bifunctional purple acid phosphatase 26-like isoform X2, which produces MLVAFGVRLLLYHPVPLIFIILSSVGHGNAGITSTFIRSEWPSVDIPLDHEAFAIPKGHNAPQQVHITQGDYDGTAVIISWVTTDEPGNTKVQYGISKEKYDFTAEGTVTNYTFYNYKSGYIHHCLVDGLEYNKKYYYKLGVGDSSREFWFQTPPDIDPDASYTFGIIGDLGQTYNSLSTLEHYMQSGGQTVLYVGDLSYANRYEYNNNVGIRWDSWGRFIERSSAYQPWIWSAGNHEIEYMPRMGEVLPFKSYLHRFMTPHIASNSTSPLWYAVRRASAHIIVLSSYSPFVKYTLQWRWLNEELKRVDRLKTPWLIVLMHVPIYSSNQGHYMEGESMRAVFESWFVCSKVDFIFAGHVHAYERSFSPCLLNRWRWRKSRRSCWKVLGPATRLFCIP; this is translated from the exons ATGCTGGTGGCTTTTGGGGTGCGCTTGTTATTATACCATCCGGTGCCTCTAATATTTATCATCTTAAGTTCTGTGGGACACGGGAATGCGGGGATAACGAGTACTTTTATTCGTTCTGAATGGCCGTCGGTCGATATCCCTCTTGATCATGAAGCTTTTGCAATTCCAAAAGGTCATAATGCGCCACAGCAA GTGCATATCACTCAAGGTGACTATGATGGAACGGCTGTAATAATTTCATGGGTTACAACTGATGAACCTGGGAACACTAAAGTACAGTATGGCATATCAAAGGAGAAATATGATTTTACTGCTGAGGGCACAGTGACAAACTACACCTTTTACAACTACAAGTCCGGCTACATTCATCACTGTCTTGTTGATGGACTTGAG TACAACAAAAAGTACTACTACAAGCTTGGAGTAGGTGACTCCTCTCGTGAATTTTGGTTTCAAACACCTCCAGATATTGATCCAGATGCTTCCTATACTTTTGGAATTATTG GTGATCTGGGACAAACATATAATTCCCTTTCCACTCTTGAGCATTACATGCAGAGTGGAGGACAAACTGTCTTATACGTTGGTGATCTCTCTTATGCTAATCGATATGAATACAACAACAATGTTGGTATTCGATGGGATTCATGGGGTCGCTTCATTGAGCGAAGTTCTGCATATCAGCCATGGATTTGGTCAGCTGGGAATCATGAAATAGAGTACATGCCAAGGATG GGAGAAGTTCTTCCATTTAAGTCATATCTACATAGATTCATGACACCCCATATTGCATCCAATAGCACTAGTCCTCTCTGGTATGCTGTTCGACGAGCATCTGCACATATTATAGTCCTATCCAGCTATTCTCCATTTG tGAAATATACACTTCAATGGAGGTGGCTGAACGAAGAACTAAAAAGGGTGGACAGACTGAAGACGCCGTGGCTTATTGTTCTCATGCATGTGCCCATCTACAGTAGTAACCAAGGCCACTATATGGAGGGTGAAAGTATGCGAGCTGTCTTTGAGAGCTGGTTTGTCTGTTCCAAAGTCGATTTCATATTTGCTGGCCATGTCCATGCCTATGAAAGATCA
- the LOC132189598 gene encoding uncharacterized protein LOC132189598 yields the protein MNLVVGFQIGNLSDLINKAAIIEQTQNANSGYSDQNADFGYSHQKKRNASQWNHSGEQSSKKRFHQNPQRNFTPQHPRQQGNGGHRAPCEKCGRPHTGNCLFGQLVCYKCGKPGHIQRDCKAPPNNQGGQKRLEEQKNHAIARVYALTPGDASASNEVVAGTLPISNGIASVLFDPGATHSFVSYFFAKTSNLKLESLDVSLAVTTPVGKTVVCTSVVRRCPVSIKGHVMPVNLVIFEMSGFDVILGMDWLSMYHACVDCFHKERRKQKQKSKRYPLYGNLSTFFRMNCREYLPIGKSNSL from the exons ATGAACCTTGTGGTAGGATTCCAGATTGGAAACTTATCAGACCTCATCAACAAAGCTGCGATAATCGAGCAGACCCAGAATGCAAATTCAGGGTATTCCGACCAAAATGCAGATTTTGGGTATTCCCaccagaaaaagagaaatgcctCACAATGGAACCACTCAGGAGAGCAATCCAGTAAGAAGAGATTTcaccaaaacccacaaagaaattttACACCACAACACCCCCGTCAACAAGGAAATGGCGGTCACCGTGCACCATGTGAGAAATGTGGAAGGCCTCATACAGGAAACTGTCTGTTTGGGCAGCTGGTATGTTACAAATGCGGGAAACCTGGACATATCCAACGAGATTGCAAGGCCCCTCCCAACAACCAAGGCGGTCAGAAACGCCTTGAGGAACAGAAGAACCATGCAATTGCTCGGGTTTATGCTCTAACGCCTGGTGATGCATCAGCGTCCAATGAAGTGGTGGCAGGTACCCTCCCTATTTCTAATGGTATAGCTTCCGTTCTTTTTGATCCTGGAGCAACGCACTCATTTGTTTCATACTTCTTTGCTAAAACAAGTAACCTAAAGCTAGAATCATTAGATGTAAGCTTAGCAGTGACTACCCCTGTAGGAAAGACAGTCGTATGTACCTCGGTAGTTAGACGTTGTCCTGTATCAATTAAAGGTCATGTCATGCCAGTAAATCTTGTAATATTCGAGATGAGCGGGTTTGATGTGATCTTAGGAATGGATTGGCTATCCATGTACCATGCGTGCGTGGATTGTTTCCACAAGGAG AGGAGAAAGCAGAAGCAAAAATCGAAGAGATACCCGTTGTACGGGAATTTATCGACGTTTTTCCGGATGAATTGCCGGGAATACCTCCCAATAGGGAAATCGAATTCACTATAG
- the LOC132190201 gene encoding uncharacterized protein LOC132190201 → MDEVEQELQNRRVLTLLEALKKTSKDLRSNPISPTNTHNSETTVEALSKLEAEAAAVVSTNPNLFNLHRLLCSLKTLLETLEESQGYSFKPLLRRQITNFRISRAACKLEAEIQAFLDRESVQNLVRTLQESADEEQKVKVLADFRKRVGQGFDRDFQELVLRAKVFSILESLLCDSMCSKRVRDEAALVVDALVRFNKNVFVGLVFMGPTINGALTSIGSCCSIQVLCSLIKFIRTPLIDEMESNGEIPRIINLLSTEDLSIRAAALDCILALAYFGRKEVVEEMLEEKLVEKLMELQRLEHGSDEIERENNGEVCVEAEVENNPFGSCVASFSVQVEVGEGLSQIEKREVKQEILRRVREASVSEAESSAIEAESYGNLQRTD, encoded by the exons ATGGACGAAGTTGAACAGGAACTACAGAATCGACGCGTTCTAACGCTACTAGAAGCGCTAAAGAAGACCTCCAAAGATCTACGAAGCAACCCCATTTCCCCAACGAACACCCACAATTCGGAAACCACAGTTGAAGCTCTTTCAAAGCTCGAAGCGGAGGCCGCAGCCGTTGTTTCCACGAACCCAAATCTTTTCAACCTCCATCGGTTGCTCTGCAGTCTCAAGACCCTGCTCGAAACGCTCGAAGAATCTCAGGGCTACAGCTTCAAACCCCTCCTCCGCCGCCAGATCACTAACTTCAGGATTTCCCGGGCTGCATGCAAGTTGGAGGCTGAGATTCAAGCGTTTCTTGACCGAGAAAGTGTGCAAAATCTTGTAAGAACGCTGCAGGAATCGGCGGATGAGGAGCAGAAGGTTAAGGTCTTGGCTGATTTCAGAAAACGGGTGGGCCAAGGTTTCGATAGAGATTTTCAGGAGTTGGTTTTGAGAGCGAAGGTATTTTCTATTCTTGAATCTTTACTCTGTGACTCCATGTGTTCGAAGCGGGTTCGAGACGAAGCGGCTCTTGTTGTAGATGCGTTGGTTAGATTCAATAAGAATGTTTTTGTGGGATTGGTGTTCATGGGTCCGACAATTAATGGAGCCTTGACTTCTATAGGATCGTGTTGTTCGATTCAAGTTCTTTGCTCACTGATCAAATTCATCAGAACTCCATTAATAGATGAAATGGAATCGAACGGTGAAATCCCCAGAATCATCAACCTGTTAAGCACAGAAGATTTGTCTATTCGAGCGGCAGCTTTGGATTGCATTCTTGCACTTGCTTATTTTGGGAGAAAAGAAGTTGTTGAAGAAATGCTTGAAGAAAAGTTGGTGGAGAAGCTCATGGAGTTGCAGAGATTGGAACATGGAAGtgatgagattgagagagagaataatgGAGAAGTTTGTGTGGAAGCGGAAGTGGAGAATAATCCATTTGGAAGCTGTGTTGCAAGTTTTTCAGTGCAAGTGGAAGTGGGGGAAGGGTTGAGTCaaatagagaaaagagaagTCAAACAAGAAATACTGAGGAGAGTCAGAGAGGCCTCTGTTTCTGAAGCAGAGTCATCCGCCATTGAGGCAGAG AGTTATGGGAACCTACAAAGAACGGATTGA
- the LOC132189599 gene encoding putative UPF0481 protein At3g02645: MSSELKAMEPPKPSYDQEWVIQISRALEEDLQDINAEGLPVSIFSVPKTLISLKPDAYTPQLMALGPYHHQRPELCEMEHHKLTSAKRVQKNLQQIKFCHLVNHIAQSDSTVRACYHRFLEFDQETLAWIFAIDASFLLEYLQTYSPETGEGSLMRISSKMAHLIDYTRRKTAHHAILKDVIKLENQIPLFLLREVYSFYPREDHDEALATMLMGFCKDLSPIKYINYQRFREECFGRAHLLQLLYYMVVPKFQLVLDCSEQEKPKESEEIGWFRKALKSFLRALLYVNLALLRILSKICKSKAIKFLVTLPFTILSCVFQLKNKGAINNFISSVGSVAEEAKSASQKTEDDLSPLVEEIAIPSVTQLHKVCVKFCPAKGGLESINFDKSCGKFYLPVIHLNDNSEVVLRNLVAYEACIAPEMMVFTRYTELMNGIIDNEEDVRILREAGIILNRLKSDGEVATLWNGMTKSVRATKVPILDKAIEGANTYYSKSWKVRMNMTMKKYVFASWPCLTFLAANILILMSILQAACSMYNCSKIFKSL; this comes from the coding sequence ATGTCTTCCGAGTTAAAAGCCATGGAACCACCAAAGCCTAGTTATGACCAAGAATGGGTCATTCAGATTAGTCGAGCCCTAGAAGAAGACCTACAAGACATTAACGCTGAAGGCCTTCCCGTGAGCATCTTCAGTGTACCCAAAACCCTAATATCTCTCAAACCAGATGCATACACTCCACAGCTTATGGCCCTTGGCCCATACCATCACCAGCGGCCTGAACTCTGCGAAATGGAGCACCACAAACTCACTTCAGCTAAAAGAGTGCAAAAGAATTTGCAACAAATCAAATTCTGCCACCTGGTCAACCATATTGCCCAAAGTGATAGCACTGTCCGCGCTTGCTACCACCGGTTCTTGGAGTTCGACCAGGAAACACTTGCGTGGATATTCGCCATCGATGCTTCCTTCTTGTTGGAGTATCTCCAAACCTACTCTCCCGAAACGGGAGAAGGCTCGCTTATGCGAATCTCTTCTAAGATGGCACATTTGATCGACTATACAAGGAGGAAAACGGCACACCACGCGATCCTCAAGGATGTTATTAAGCTCGAAAACCAAATCCCACTCTTTTTGCTCAGAGAAGTTTATAGTTTTTATCCACGTGAAGATCATGACGAAGCATTAGCCACCATGCTGATgggtttttgcaaagatctatcgCCCATCAAGTACATTAATTACCAACGTTTTAGAGAAGAATGCTTCGGGAGAGCTCATTTGCTACAACTTCTCTACTACATGGTTGTGCCAAAGTTTCAACTTGTACTTGATTGCAGTGAACAGGAGAAGCCTAAAGAGAGTGAAGAGATTGGCTGGTTTAGAAAAGCCTTGAAATCATTCTTGAGAGCACTACTTTATGTAAACTTGGCCCTGCTCCGCATTCTCAGCAAAATTTGCAAGTCAAAAGCAATCAAGTTTCTAGTTACACTACCATTTACAATCCTCTCGTGTGTTTTTCAACTTAAAAACAAAGGTGCTATAAACAATTTCATATCATCGGTAGGCAGCGTCGCCGAAGAGGCGAAAAGTGCATCTCAGAAGACGGAAGACGATTTAAGTCCTTTGGTCGAAGAGATTGCAATCCCAAGCGTGACACAGCTTCATAAAGTTTGTGTCAAATTCTGTCCAGCAAAGGGTGGCTTGGAATCCATAAATTTCGACAAGTCTTGTGGTAAATTTTACCTTCCGGTTATTCATTTGAATGATAACTCGGAAGTTGTGCTGCGGAACCTCGTGGCCTACGAGGCATGTATTGCACCGGAGATGATGGTTTTTACACGTTACACGGAATTGATGAATGGGATAATTGATAATGAGGAGGATGTGAGGATTCTTCGAGAGGCAGGGATCATCTTGAACCGCCTCAAAAGCGATGGAGAAGTAGCAACGCTTTGGAATGGCATGACGAAGTCTGTGAGGGCAACGAAAGTTCCAATTCTGGACAAGGCCATTGAAGGTGCAAATACTTATTACTCGAAGAGTTGGAAGGTCAGGATGAACATGACGATGAAGAAGTATGTCTTTGCTTCATGGCCATGTCTTACGTTTTTAGCAGCAAACATTCTGATATTGATGTCTATTCTTCAGGCTGCTTGCTCCATGTACAATTGCTCCAAAATTTTCAAGTCTCTATGA